One region of Deinococcus fonticola genomic DNA includes:
- a CDS encoding cytochrome c oxidase assembly protein: MSAPANVSSVASGGVDLNPSLGDLLAFQADWPMLLALLSTAALYGWQYARNRRTLRWPAWKVALFTLALLLWFLTTQSRSSALTGQSMALYMGRLMVLAEVIPPLLLLGLPGGITLNRRSAGGRLLSVLLDPWVALAVWAAVIIFWNVPAGFNASVVTNSATQLLPWLYLLSSLMVWGVVLRPLPSVQPGDVGSRGWFGLLAALPMMAVAAVWLYSPRVLYTPYVSALCLWNLSPLQNQQWSGWIMMIAGLPGMALAFSQLILWLIKLADGDAMPKPPSPRL; encoded by the coding sequence ATGAGTGCCCCCGCGAACGTTTCCAGTGTCGCGTCCGGTGGCGTCGACCTGAACCCCAGCCTGGGCGACCTGCTGGCCTTCCAGGCCGACTGGCCCATGCTGCTGGCGCTGCTGAGCACGGCGGCGCTGTACGGCTGGCAGTACGCCAGAAATCGCCGGACATTGCGCTGGCCGGCCTGGAAGGTCGCACTGTTCACGCTGGCGCTGCTGCTGTGGTTCCTGACCACACAAAGCCGCAGCAGCGCCCTGACCGGGCAGAGCATGGCCCTCTACATGGGCCGGCTGATGGTGCTGGCCGAAGTGATTCCCCCCCTGCTGCTCCTGGGCCTGCCGGGCGGCATCACCCTGAACCGCCGCAGCGCCGGCGGACGCCTGCTGAGCGTGCTGCTTGACCCCTGGGTGGCGCTGGCGGTGTGGGCCGCCGTGATCATCTTCTGGAACGTGCCCGCCGGATTCAACGCCAGCGTCGTGACCAACAGCGCCACGCAACTGCTGCCGTGGCTGTACCTGCTCAGCAGCCTGATGGTGTGGGGCGTCGTGCTGCGGCCTTTGCCCAGCGTGCAGCCGGGCGATGTCGGTTCACGCGGGTGGTTCGGGCTGCTGGCCGCGCTGCCCATGATGGCGGTGGCCGCTGTGTGGCTGTACTCCCCCAGAGTCCTGTACACGCCGTACGTGAGCGCCCTGTGCCTGTGGAACCTCTCGCCGCTGCAAAACCAGCAGTGGAGCGGCTGGATCATGATGATCGCCGGACTGCCCGGCATGGCCCTGGCCTTCAGCCAACTGATCCTGTGGCTCATTAAACTGGCTGACGGAGACGCCATGCCCAAACCTCCCAGCCCACGCTTATAA
- a CDS encoding SCO family protein — MTPQVQELQPVAAGRPWYVSAILAVCLVTLVLSGAWLFTRAKSPYPFFGTAYDNTPTATAFSGTDDLGKPFTFQPGSGQVTTIFFGFTNCPNICPLTLSYLSKVRAQLTPEQQARWQTLFVSVDPPRDTVKRMHEYVTYFGDGKGVIVPEPQLSAAARAYGVGYQKVDVKGLSDYQINHSTGTYLIDATGHLRAIWDYSQMPQVERLKGDLLYVMEHPVR, encoded by the coding sequence ATGACGCCTCAGGTGCAGGAACTTCAGCCCGTCGCAGCGGGGCGGCCGTGGTACGTGTCGGCCATCCTGGCAGTGTGCCTCGTGACGCTGGTGCTGTCGGGGGCGTGGCTTTTTACGCGGGCGAAAAGCCCGTACCCCTTTTTTGGCACGGCCTACGACAACACGCCGACCGCCACGGCCTTCAGCGGCACCGACGATCTGGGCAAGCCCTTTACTTTCCAGCCCGGCAGCGGTCAGGTCACCACCATTTTTTTCGGGTTCACCAACTGCCCGAACATCTGCCCGCTGACGCTCTCTTACCTCAGCAAGGTTCGGGCGCAGCTCACGCCCGAACAGCAGGCCCGGTGGCAGACCCTGTTCGTCAGCGTCGACCCGCCGCGCGACACCGTGAAACGCATGCACGAGTACGTGACTTACTTCGGCGACGGTAAGGGCGTCATTGTTCCTGAACCGCAACTGAGCGCAGCCGCCCGCGCCTACGGCGTCGGCTACCAGAAAGTAGACGTGAAGGGCTTGAGCGACTACCAGATCAACCACTCCACCGGCACCTACCTGATCGACGCCACCGGGCACCTGCGGGCCATCTGGGATTACAGCCAGATGCCGCAGGTCGAGCGCCTGAAAGGGGACCTGCTGTACGTCATGGAGCACCCGGTTCGATGA
- a CDS encoding copper chaperone PCu(A)C has translation MTWPSHVEVFFHPRLGGSTDMSHPFRVTVFTALLAGMALGAQHAGHPTPAPVAKAGAALPLVALNPTIVAVPPGIQETAAYLSLKNTSHKAVKLVAVRADVAGHSMFMKTVTGQNMMGMQPVPGFVVPAGGTLSMKNDGNHIMLMKLKRPLKVGEVLPIVLQASDGRIVTVRANVRKP, from the coding sequence GTGACCTGGCCTTCCCACGTGGAAGTGTTCTTTCACCCCCGTCTAGGAGGTTCCACCGATATGTCTCATCCCTTCCGAGTCACTGTTTTTACCGCTCTGCTGGCCGGCATGGCGCTCGGCGCCCAGCACGCCGGGCACCCCACCCCCGCACCCGTCGCCAAAGCGGGCGCCGCGTTGCCGCTGGTAGCGCTGAACCCCACCATTGTGGCCGTGCCGCCCGGCATTCAGGAAACGGCCGCCTACCTGAGCTTGAAAAACACCAGCCACAAAGCGGTCAAACTCGTGGCGGTTCGGGCTGACGTCGCCGGGCACAGCATGTTCATGAAGACCGTGACCGGGCAGAACATGATGGGGATGCAGCCCGTTCCCGGCTTCGTGGTGCCGGCCGGCGGCACGCTGAGCATGAAGAACGACGGCAACCACATCATGCTGATGAAGCTGAAGCGTCCCCTGAAGGTGGGCGAGGTGCTGCCCATCGTTTTGCAGGCGTCCGACGGGCGCATTGTCACTGTCCGGGCCAACGTCCGGAAACCATGA
- a CDS encoding LacI family DNA-binding transcriptional regulator, with product MRKPTIQDVARLAGVGVGTVSRVLNNHTAVKEGTRDTVLKAMAQLDYTPNPHARRIAGGKSYTISVLLPVMTTEFYVRLLNGLEQAFQEARYDVAIFPLMDQSRLERYLGSHTLAYQADGLVMATYNLTQLFNEHRLKLNQPAVLVDAYGEGVDCAYMDNVAGGQLAGEYAARLEGPIHAMWVETELDQLFTTRVFEDRRRGFHSAVSAAGRQVEIELTTSFDAYAARTVAAGLLERTPFPCTVFASADLIAASLLDEVLARGLTPGRDVSIIGFDDQPWAEARGLTTLHQPVESMGYEAAGLLLNRLAGFKGAPRAKKFTPSLVVRQTA from the coding sequence ATGCGTAAACCCACCATTCAGGATGTGGCCCGCCTGGCCGGCGTTGGCGTCGGCACCGTTTCGCGCGTGCTGAACAACCACACGGCCGTCAAGGAAGGCACCCGCGACACCGTGCTGAAAGCCATGGCTCAGCTCGACTACACGCCCAACCCGCACGCCCGCCGCATCGCCGGGGGCAAAAGCTACACCATCAGCGTGCTGCTGCCGGTCATGACCACGGAATTCTACGTGCGCCTGCTCAACGGCCTGGAGCAGGCCTTTCAGGAAGCGCGCTACGACGTGGCCATTTTTCCGCTGATGGATCAATCGCGGCTGGAACGCTACCTGGGGTCGCACACCCTGGCGTATCAGGCGGACGGGCTGGTGATGGCCACGTACAACCTCACGCAACTGTTCAACGAGCACCGCCTGAAACTGAACCAACCGGCCGTGCTGGTCGACGCTTACGGCGAGGGGGTGGACTGCGCCTACATGGACAACGTCGCGGGCGGACAACTGGCCGGCGAGTACGCCGCCCGGCTGGAGGGCCCCATTCACGCCATGTGGGTGGAAACCGAACTCGATCAACTGTTCACCACGCGTGTGTTCGAGGACCGGCGCAGGGGGTTTCACAGCGCCGTGAGCGCCGCCGGGCGCCAGGTGGAGATAGAACTGACCACCAGTTTCGACGCCTACGCCGCCCGCACCGTCGCCGCCGGGCTGCTGGAACGCACCCCCTTTCCCTGCACGGTGTTCGCCTCCGCCGACCTGATTGCCGCGTCGCTGCTGGACGAGGTGCTGGCCCGCGGCCTGACTCCCGGTCGGGACGTCAGCATCATCGGCTTCGACGACCAGCCCTGGGCCGAGGCGCGCGGCCTGACCACCCTGCACCAGCCGGTGGAAAGCATGGGCTATGAAGCCGCCGGGCTGCTGCTCAACCGCCTGGCCGGTTTCAAGGGGGCGCCCCGCGCCAAGAAGTTCACGCCCAGCCTGGTGGTTCGGCAAACGGCATAA
- a CDS encoding phosphate signaling complex PhoU family protein gives MLNLTGSALIRARFLRMLSIILDELHAIREANTRAEFAGLSARTELLEHETNALDIELEDACLAAFARGLPEYELTFHLMVFRSLSNLERVGDYAFKVARDLETFAPSTRSATLQDALPLIELLSQMVEHLAFAFSELDAAAAREVMRMDFEQVDALYEQMNRASLTRLVEHPEDSEMALTANRMARHLERLGDHLVNVAERVETLVSGNHPAARAG, from the coding sequence ATGCTTAACTTGACGGGAAGCGCCCTGATCCGGGCGCGGTTCCTGCGGATGCTGAGCATCATTCTGGACGAACTGCACGCCATTCGCGAGGCCAACACCCGCGCCGAGTTTGCCGGACTCTCGGCGCGCACCGAGTTGCTGGAACACGAGACCAACGCCCTGGACATCGAACTGGAGGACGCCTGCCTGGCCGCCTTCGCGCGGGGCCTGCCCGAGTACGAACTGACCTTCCACCTGATGGTGTTCCGCAGCCTGTCCAATCTGGAGCGCGTCGGGGATTACGCCTTCAAGGTCGCCCGTGACCTGGAGACCTTTGCGCCCAGCACGCGCAGCGCCACCCTGCAAGACGCCCTGCCGCTGATCGAGCTGCTTTCGCAGATGGTCGAGCACCTGGCTTTTGCGTTCAGTGAGCTGGACGCCGCCGCCGCCCGCGAGGTCATGCGCATGGATTTCGAGCAGGTGGACGCCCTGTACGAGCAGATGAACCGAGCCAGCCTGACGCGCCTGGTCGAGCACCCCGAGGACAGCGAGATGGCCCTGACCGCCAACCGTATGGCCCGCCACCTGGAGCGCCTCGGCGACCACCTGGTGAACGTCGCCGAGCGCGTGGAGACCCTGGTGTCCGGCAATCACCCGGCTGCCCGCGCCGGGTAA
- the pstB gene encoding phosphate ABC transporter ATP-binding protein PstB — MTQSPIVTPQPAVVPAANVLLSAQNVNIFYGENRAVKDVNLNFVRGTVNALIGPSGCGKTTFLRAINRMHDLTPGARVTGQILLDGEDIYSAGVDPVNMRRRVGMVFQKPNPFPTMSVFDNVVSGLKLAGIRDKNRLMEVCERSLRGAALWEEVKDRLHTPATGLSGGQQQRLCIARALAVEPEILLMDEPTSALDPASTAKIEDLMTDLKKVTTIVIVTHNMHQAARVSDTTSFFLVGDMVEHGPTEQIFQAPRDERTEAYVTGRFG; from the coding sequence ATGACCCAGTCTCCCATCGTCACCCCGCAACCTGCCGTTGTTCCCGCAGCGAACGTGCTGCTGTCGGCCCAGAACGTGAACATCTTCTACGGTGAGAACCGCGCCGTGAAGGACGTGAACCTGAACTTCGTGCGCGGCACCGTCAACGCCCTGATTGGCCCCAGCGGCTGCGGAAAAACCACTTTCCTGCGGGCCATCAACCGCATGCACGACCTGACGCCGGGCGCACGCGTGACCGGGCAGATTCTGCTGGACGGCGAGGACATCTACAGCGCTGGCGTCGATCCGGTGAACATGCGCCGCCGTGTGGGCATGGTGTTCCAGAAGCCCAACCCGTTTCCGACCATGAGCGTGTTCGACAACGTGGTCAGCGGCCTGAAACTGGCCGGCATACGCGACAAGAACAGGCTCATGGAAGTGTGCGAACGTTCCCTGCGCGGCGCGGCCCTGTGGGAAGAGGTGAAAGACCGCCTGCACACGCCCGCCACCGGCCTGTCGGGCGGGCAGCAGCAGCGCCTGTGCATTGCCCGCGCGCTCGCCGTGGAACCCGAAATCCTGCTGATGGACGAACCCACCAGCGCCCTCGACCCCGCCAGCACCGCCAAGATCGAGGACCTGATGACCGACCTGAAGAAGGTCACCACCATCGTCATCGTGACGCACAACATGCACCAGGCTGCCCGCGTCAGCGACACCACCAGCTTTTTCCTGGTCGGCGACATGGTCGAGCACGGCCCCACCGAACAGATCTTCCAGGCCCCCAGGGACGAGCGTACCGAAGCCTACGTGACCGGGCGATTCGGTTAA
- the pstA gene encoding phosphate ABC transporter permease PstA codes for MSAVTRTMTHTATSTQLSPTRKARNLLMGALITLATLVVVAPLILIFFYLLKEGIGAMNADFFTKVPAPEGEKGGGMLNAILGSLEMLALASVIGVVVGVAGGIFLSEYPRHPLMPTIRMISDVLAGIPAIVMGLVAYGLVVLKFGFSGLAGALALGFLMIPIVVRTSEEVLKLVPQTVREAGLALGLPKWLVTLRIVLPAAAGGIITGIMLALARVAGEAAPLLFTAFGNSLVNTNPLKPMSALPLEIYRGATSAYDENQRMAKAGALLLILMIFATSLLARRFSRRK; via the coding sequence ATGAGCGCCGTGACCCGAACCATGACCCATACCGCCACCAGCACGCAACTTTCCCCGACCCGCAAAGCCAGGAACCTGCTGATGGGCGCCCTGATTACCCTCGCCACGCTGGTGGTCGTCGCGCCCCTGATCCTGATCTTCTTCTACCTGCTGAAAGAAGGCATCGGGGCCATGAACGCCGACTTCTTCACCAAAGTCCCCGCCCCCGAAGGCGAAAAGGGCGGCGGAATGCTGAACGCCATCCTGGGCAGCCTGGAAATGCTGGCGCTGGCCTCCGTGATCGGTGTGGTGGTGGGCGTGGCCGGCGGGATTTTCCTCTCCGAGTACCCGCGTCACCCGCTGATGCCCACCATTCGCATGATCAGCGACGTGCTGGCCGGTATTCCCGCCATCGTCATGGGCCTGGTCGCCTACGGCCTGGTGGTGCTGAAATTCGGCTTCTCCGGCCTGGCCGGCGCCCTGGCCTTGGGCTTCCTGATGATTCCCATCGTGGTGCGCACCAGCGAGGAAGTGCTGAAACTCGTTCCGCAGACCGTGCGTGAAGCCGGCCTGGCGCTGGGCCTGCCCAAATGGCTGGTTACCCTCAGGATCGTTCTTCCCGCCGCCGCCGGGGGCATCATCACCGGGATCATGCTGGCCCTGGCCCGCGTGGCCGGGGAAGCCGCCCCGCTGCTGTTCACTGCCTTCGGCAACAGCCTCGTGAACACCAACCCCCTGAAACCCATGAGCGCCCTGCCCCTCGAAATTTACCGCGGAGCCACCAGCGCCTACGACGAAAACCAGCGCATGGCCAAAGCCGGCGCCCTGCTGCTGATCCTGATGATCTTCGCCACCAGCTTGCTGGCCCGGCGCTTCAGCCGCCGCAAATAA
- the pstC gene encoding phosphate ABC transporter permease subunit PstC, with translation MITPIKPPPSRKRLTSASDRVFEIVILLLASIIVLVFLMSIYQLGKESLPALREFGWNFFTSRVWNPVTREFGAASMIAGTLVTSLIALAISVPLAIASALYVSEYAPKWLANPVSYLIELLAAVPSVVYGLWALFVIAPVLGKWQTSFFTDPDNMAALTRCNELWQSGHTSLQCFFVPSAAAGRGLALAIIILTVMILPYTASVARDVIRLVPQDQREAMYALGATKWEVVSRAILPYARAGIMGGVILALGRALGETLAVAMVIGDSQDILKSIWGNASTMASVIANQFGDAQESLHRSSVVTLGLSLFFLSVVVNYVARIIIARLTPKGIQ, from the coding sequence ATGATTACACCCATCAAGCCACCGCCCAGCCGGAAACGCCTGACCAGCGCCAGTGACCGCGTGTTCGAGATCGTCATTCTCCTGCTCGCGTCCATCATCGTGCTGGTGTTCCTCATGAGCATCTATCAGCTGGGCAAGGAATCGCTGCCCGCGCTGAGGGAATTCGGGTGGAACTTTTTCACCAGCCGCGTGTGGAACCCGGTCACCAGGGAATTCGGCGCAGCATCCATGATCGCCGGCACGCTCGTGACCAGCCTGATCGCCCTGGCCATCAGCGTGCCGCTCGCCATTGCCAGTGCGCTGTACGTCAGCGAGTACGCCCCCAAATGGCTGGCCAACCCCGTCTCGTACCTCATCGAACTGCTGGCCGCCGTGCCCAGCGTCGTGTACGGCCTGTGGGCCCTGTTCGTCATTGCGCCCGTGCTGGGCAAATGGCAGACCAGCTTTTTCACCGACCCCGACAATATGGCCGCCCTGACGCGCTGCAACGAACTGTGGCAAAGCGGCCACACCAGCCTCCAGTGCTTCTTCGTGCCCAGTGCCGCCGCTGGCCGCGGGCTGGCGCTGGCGATCATCATCCTGACGGTCATGATTCTGCCGTACACCGCCTCGGTGGCGCGTGACGTGATCCGTCTGGTGCCGCAGGACCAGCGCGAAGCCATGTACGCTCTGGGCGCGACCAAATGGGAAGTCGTTTCCCGCGCCATCCTGCCTTACGCCCGTGCGGGCATCATGGGCGGCGTGATCCTGGCGCTGGGCCGCGCGCTGGGAGAAACGCTGGCCGTAGCGATGGTCATCGGCGACAGCCAGGACATCCTGAAAAGCATCTGGGGCAACGCCTCCACCATGGCCAGCGTCATCGCCAACCAGTTCGGCGACGCGCAGGAAAGCCTGCACCGCTCCAGCGTCGTGACGCTTGGCCTCAGCCTGTTCTTCCTGAGCGTCGTCGTGAACTACGTCGCCCGAATCATCATCGCCCGCCTCACGCCCAAAGGGATTCAGTGA
- the pstS gene encoding phosphate ABC transporter substrate-binding protein PstS — protein sequence MKKTLLGLSALLTISTAAAQSTLTGAGASFPYPLYSKMFAEYKTSAGVAVNYQSVGSGAGQKQITERTVDFAGSDNPMSDEAMKAAPAKLLHIPTAIGAVVPAYNLPGVTGALKFDGPTLANIYLGKIKTWNDPAIAKLNPGMTIPPLPITVARRSDGSGTTYVWSDYLSKVSSEWKNKVGTGNSLSWPVGTGAKGNDGVAGIVKSTPGSIGYVELVYAKQNKLTFGSVKNRAGKFITADNGPASLAANGVVIPADTRVSLTNSANADAYPIASFTYVIFYQDQKYGSRTEAQAQALKKLLNWMVTSGQQYNEPLDYAKLPAGAQKKAQSIINSMTFGGKKL from the coding sequence ATGAAAAAGACCCTGCTGGGCCTCAGTGCCCTCTTAACGATCAGCACCGCCGCCGCCCAGAGCACCCTGACCGGCGCGGGCGCCAGCTTTCCCTACCCGCTGTACAGCAAGATGTTCGCCGAGTATAAAACTTCTGCCGGCGTGGCCGTGAACTACCAGTCGGTGGGCAGCGGCGCGGGCCAGAAACAGATCACCGAGCGCACCGTGGACTTCGCCGGCAGTGACAACCCCATGAGCGACGAGGCCATGAAGGCCGCGCCCGCCAAGCTGCTGCACATCCCCACCGCCATCGGCGCAGTCGTTCCTGCCTACAACCTGCCCGGCGTGACCGGAGCTCTGAAATTCGACGGCCCCACCCTGGCGAACATCTACCTGGGCAAAATCAAAACCTGGAACGATCCCGCCATTGCCAAGCTGAACCCCGGCATGACCATTCCCCCCCTGCCCATCACCGTGGCCCGCCGCAGTGACGGCAGCGGCACCACCTACGTCTGGAGCGACTACCTCAGCAAAGTCAGCAGCGAGTGGAAGAACAAGGTCGGCACCGGCAACTCCCTGAGCTGGCCCGTGGGCACCGGCGCCAAAGGCAACGACGGCGTGGCCGGCATCGTGAAAAGCACCCCCGGCTCGATCGGCTACGTGGAACTGGTGTACGCCAAGCAGAACAAACTGACCTTCGGCAGCGTGAAAAACCGCGCTGGCAAGTTCATCACCGCCGACAACGGCCCCGCCAGCCTGGCCGCCAACGGTGTGGTGATTCCCGCCGACACCCGCGTCAGCCTGACCAACAGCGCCAACGCCGACGCTTACCCCATCGCCAGCTTCACCTACGTGATCTTCTACCAGGATCAGAAGTACGGCTCCCGCACCGAAGCGCAGGCCCAGGCCCTCAAGAAACTCCTGAACTGGATGGTCACCAGCGGCCAGCAGTACAACGAACCCCTGGACTACGCCAAGCTGCCTGCCGGCGCTCAGAAGAAGGCCCAGAGCATCATCAACAGCATGACCTTCGGCGGCAAGAAACTGTAA
- a CDS encoding TetR/AcrR family transcriptional regulator, whose product MTVSPNSPYSSHDSTRNRIQTEAARLFVASGYHGVSMREVAEAVGVTKPALYHHFADKEALFLALLEGALSSLSRLIEHAQAQQGIRAQLGTLVAELLDTAPEQRVGLQLASELRHVSPDRRAAFESEYRRVWMGGLIALMTAAAQRGELRADLPPAAHARTFLALTFPLVNGPAMPDARSTAQALLSIYLDGATPR is encoded by the coding sequence GTGACCGTGTCCCCGAACTCGCCTTACTCCTCTCACGACAGCACCCGCAACAGAATTCAGACGGAGGCCGCCCGGCTGTTCGTCGCCAGCGGGTATCACGGCGTGAGCATGCGCGAGGTGGCCGAGGCCGTGGGCGTCACGAAGCCCGCCCTGTACCACCACTTCGCGGACAAAGAAGCGCTGTTCCTGGCGCTGCTGGAGGGGGCGTTGTCTTCACTGAGCCGCCTGATCGAGCACGCGCAGGCCCAGCAGGGCATCCGGGCACAGCTCGGTACGCTGGTGGCTGAACTGCTGGACACGGCGCCCGAGCAGCGTGTGGGCCTGCAACTCGCTAGCGAATTACGGCACGTCTCGCCGGACCGCCGCGCCGCCTTCGAGTCCGAGTACCGCCGGGTGTGGATGGGCGGCCTGATCGCCCTGATGACCGCCGCCGCCCAGCGCGGAGAATTGCGGGCCGACCTGCCGCCCGCCGCGCACGCCCGCACCTTCCTGGCCCTGACCTTTCCGCTGGTGAACGGCCCCGCCATGCCGGACGCCCGCAGCACCGCCCAGGCCCTGCTGAGCATTTACCTGGACGGCGCGACCCCCCGTTAA
- a CDS encoding quinone-dependent dihydroorotate dehydrogenase: MYPSLVKPLLFRLDAEKAHHLTLRGLEVVSQVAGLERLRSFTSPDCRALEQTLWAQTFASPVGLAAGLDKNGVAVPAFSALGFGFLEVGTVTPLPQPGNDRPRLFRLPEDQALINRMGFNNGGAAALHARLNALKARPVPVWVNIGRNKVTPNEDAVQDYLRCVRALQAVADAFVVNVSSPNTPGLRALQAADDLRALVRAVVQEVEEGRVQTLTRPPVLVKLAPDLHPADFEASLQAVQDAGAAGVIVANTTLSREGLRSAARDEAGGLSGRPLTQRSTELVRTAYRQLRGTLPIVGVGGIFTAEDAYVKLRAGANLVEVYSALIYQGPGLVARINRDLNTLLERDGVRNITEIVGVDA, translated from the coding sequence GTGTACCCGTCCCTCGTGAAGCCGCTGCTGTTTCGTCTCGACGCCGAAAAGGCCCACCACCTGACCCTGCGCGGCTTAGAAGTAGTCTCGCAGGTCGCTGGGCTGGAGCGACTCCGGTCGTTCACGTCCCCGGATTGCCGCGCCCTGGAGCAGACGTTGTGGGCTCAGACTTTTGCGTCACCGGTCGGCCTGGCGGCGGGCCTGGACAAGAACGGCGTGGCGGTTCCGGCTTTCAGCGCCCTGGGCTTCGGGTTTCTGGAGGTCGGCACGGTCACGCCGCTGCCGCAGCCCGGCAACGATCGCCCGCGCCTGTTCCGCCTGCCGGAAGACCAGGCCCTGATCAACCGCATGGGCTTCAACAACGGGGGCGCGGCGGCCCTGCATGCCCGCCTGAACGCCCTGAAGGCCCGGCCAGTGCCGGTGTGGGTGAACATTGGCCGCAACAAGGTCACGCCCAACGAGGACGCCGTGCAGGATTACCTGCGCTGCGTACGCGCCTTGCAGGCTGTCGCGGACGCCTTCGTGGTCAACGTCAGCAGCCCCAACACGCCCGGTCTGCGCGCGCTTCAGGCGGCCGATGACCTGAGGGCACTGGTGCGGGCAGTGGTGCAGGAGGTCGAGGAGGGCCGCGTACAGACCCTGACGCGCCCCCCGGTGCTGGTCAAGCTGGCCCCGGACCTGCATCCCGCCGACTTCGAGGCGAGCTTGCAGGCGGTGCAGGACGCCGGAGCGGCGGGCGTGATCGTGGCCAACACCACCCTGTCGCGCGAAGGTCTACGCAGCGCCGCCAGAGACGAGGCCGGCGGTCTGAGCGGCCGGCCCCTCACGCAGCGCAGCACCGAACTCGTGCGCACGGCTTACCGTCAGCTGCGCGGCACCCTGCCCATCGTCGGGGTGGGCGGTATCTTCACCGCCGAGGACGCCTACGTCAAACTCCGCGCCGGGGCCAACCTGGTTGAGGTGTACAGCGCCCTGATCTACCAGGGGCCCGGCCTGGTGGCCCGGATCAACCGCGACCTGAACACCCTGCTGGAGCGCGACGGGGTGCGGAACATCACTGAGATCGTCGGCGTGGACGCCTGA
- the carA gene encoding glutamine-hydrolyzing carbamoyl-phosphate synthase small subunit: MIRKERAILALEDGTVYRGYAFGHRGETVGEVVFNTSMTGYQEIMTDPSYNGQIVTITYPHVGNYGVAIYDMESNKPYVRGFISREFSGEYSNYRAQQSLEEFMQLHGVVSIQGIDTRALVRRLRTGGVVKGVIAHRSFTHPTDPYGEFSPEEEQVYVQRARDHQDIDGHDMTREVTTPLPYAFPTLRHGKRVVLMDFGIKHTIIERLSEVGIEPIVVPAQTTPAQIMALQPHGLFLSNGPGDPAAPTYAHKTAWEMMGLLPTFGICLGHQILGLAAGGTTFKMKFGHRGGNQPVKNLLTGTVEITSQNHGYAVDIDSIPGGAFIPTHVNLNDGTLEGMAHSRYPVFSVQYHPEASPGPHDSRYLFERFIQEIDAFDGGSGTPVLKAMPGLKGV; encoded by the coding sequence ATGATTCGCAAAGAACGCGCCATTCTGGCCCTGGAAGACGGCACCGTGTACCGGGGGTACGCTTTCGGGCACCGTGGGGAAACGGTGGGCGAGGTGGTGTTCAACACGTCCATGACCGGGTATCAGGAGATTATGACCGACCCCAGTTACAACGGTCAGATCGTGACCATCACTTACCCGCACGTCGGGAATTACGGCGTGGCGATCTACGACATGGAGTCGAACAAGCCGTATGTGCGCGGGTTCATCTCGCGTGAATTCAGCGGTGAGTACAGCAATTACCGCGCCCAGCAGTCGCTGGAGGAGTTCATGCAGCTCCACGGCGTGGTCAGCATTCAGGGCATCGACACCCGCGCCCTGGTGCGCAGGCTCCGCACCGGCGGCGTGGTCAAGGGCGTCATCGCGCACCGCAGTTTTACGCACCCCACCGACCCTTACGGCGAGTTCTCGCCCGAGGAGGAGCAGGTGTACGTGCAGCGCGCGCGTGACCACCAGGACATCGACGGGCACGACATGACCCGCGAAGTCACGACGCCGCTGCCCTACGCCTTCCCGACCCTGCGCCACGGCAAGCGCGTGGTGCTGATGGATTTCGGCATCAAGCACACCATCATCGAGCGGCTCTCGGAAGTGGGCATCGAACCCATCGTGGTGCCGGCGCAGACCACTCCGGCACAGATCATGGCCCTGCAACCGCACGGCCTCTTTCTGAGCAACGGCCCCGGCGACCCCGCCGCCCCCACCTACGCGCACAAGACCGCCTGGGAGATGATGGGCCTGCTGCCCACCTTCGGAATTTGCCTGGGGCACCAGATCCTGGGCCTGGCGGCGGGCGGCACCACCTTCAAGATGAAGTTCGGTCACCGCGGCGGCAACCAGCCCGTGAAGAACCTGCTGACGGGCACGGTGGAGATCACTTCACAGAACCACGGCTACGCGGTGGACATCGACAGCATCCCAGGCGGGGCCTTCATTCCCACCCATGTCAACCTCAACGACGGCACGCTGGAGGGCATGGCCCACAGCCGCTACCCGGTGTTCTCGGTGCAGTACCACCCCGAAGCGTCCCCCGGCCCGCACGACAGCCGTTATCTGTTCGAGCGCTTCATCCAGGAGATCGACGCCTTCGACGGCGGAAGCGGCACGCCCGTCCTGAAAGCCATGCCGGGTCTGAAGGGCGTTTAA